Proteins encoded within one genomic window of Arachis ipaensis cultivar K30076 chromosome B08, Araip1.1, whole genome shotgun sequence:
- the LOC107611206 gene encoding microtubule-associated protein RP/EB family member 1-like: MVKIKMRKKVVHQKLSREKLLKFSSKPKPSTRSRDQTFTPTPSSPISPPRIDPMACTKNPSRIPSSSKPTSTLSAPHSAPSNPSTSKGKRPAAAEPTTEPTQPKPSSVPTRPQRDRDIVLNNKTISASLKYIDVGACGYAPGKWDEGVGISFKDALAYDENAATDAEEEDDSEVTGLDV, translated from the exons ATGGTTAAAATCAAAATGAGGAAGAAAGTTGTTCATCAAAAACTTTCACGAGAAAAGCTTCTCAAATTCTCTTCGAAGCCAAAACCTTCCACTCGCTCCAGAGATCAAACGTTCACACCCACGCCTTCTTCTCCTATATCTCCTCCTCGCATAGATCCCATGGCTTGCACCAAGAATCCCTCAAGGATTCCATCTTCCTCCAAGCCAACCTCAACTCTCAGCGCTCCTCACAGCGCTCCATCGAATCCAAGCACCTCGAAAGGGAAACGGCCTGCTGCAGCCGAACCAACCACTGAGCCAACTCAACCTAAGCCAAGTTCTGTTCCTACTCGTCCTCAGAGAG ACCGAGACATTGTGTTAAACAATAAAACTATCAGTGCTTCCTTGAAATACATTGATGTTGGGGCGTGTGGCTATGCACCGGgtaagtgggatgaaggagttggtaTCTCTTTCAAAGATGCTCTAGCTTAT GATGAAAATGCTGCCACTGatgctgaagaagaggatgatTCTGAGGTGACTGGTTTAGATGTCTAG